A genomic region of Ureaplasma urealyticum serovar 8 str. ATCC 27618 contains the following coding sequences:
- a CDS encoding DUF1410 domain-containing protein yields the protein MDFENAPAPTPTPQPTPTPKKDEAVVSSVKFSEVNAQAKTAKVKLTFTLAVQLKDENQKSLKLTLTKDSETKEVDLVLSEDKLSATADLNELNEGTYKVTKLTLNGNEVSLNDEIKNKELKVEASKKPETGSTEGGSTEK from the coding sequence GTGGACTTTGAAAATGCGCCTGCACCAACTCCAACTCCACAACCAACACCCACACCTAAAAAAGATGAAGCGGTTGTAAGTAGTGTTAAATTTAGTGAAGTTAATGCACAAGCAAAAACAGCAAAAGTTAAATTAACATTTACCTTAGCAGTTCAACTAAAAGATGAAAATCAAAAATCATTAAAATTAACTTTAACTAAAGATAGTGAAACAAAAGAAGTTGACTTAGTATTAAGTGAAGATAAATTAAGTGCAACAGCTGATTTAAATGAGTTAAATGAAGGAACTTATAAAGTAACTAAATTAACTTTAAATGGTAATGAAGTTAGTTTAAATGACGAAATTAAAAATAAAGAATTAAAAGTAGAAGCTTCTAAAAAACCTGAAACAGGTAGCACAGAAGGTGGATCAACTGAAAAATAA